Proteins encoded together in one Leucoraja erinacea ecotype New England chromosome 30, Leri_hhj_1, whole genome shotgun sequence window:
- the fam43b gene encoding protein FAM43B, producing MLPWRRNKVVLADEAAERRRKAKKGWLPYRSLLSSIARVWPGFWPEWRLPGAFRSRRRKVQLSRDNPSHSVRYLGNAVTLRAKGEGCTDQVVTKIWARSEQGTSGARMQLTISPYGIRLCPAGTDSSDHSGHLYLLRRITHCGADGQRPKVFAWVYRHQVKNKAELLRCHAVRLSKADKARDLARLLLRTSSSAFSDFKRLKRLDDARRRQRERLGESALPVAPLRRLLNAQCPYRAAGEGGRAPARLGVIAEDVAGEREDGEPDVGGISRGISSCTIAERVAALGGPAGARRGSD from the coding sequence GCGAAGAAGGGCTGGCTGCCTTACCGCTCGCTGCTCTCCTCCATAGCCCGGGTTTGGCCCGGCTTCTGGCCCGAGTGGCGGCTGCCCGGTGCCTTCAGGAGCCGCCGGCGGAAGGTGCAGCTGAGCCGGGACAACCCGAGCCACAGCGTGCGCTACCTGGGCAATGCTGTCACCCTCCGGGCCAAGGGCGAGGGGTGCACCGACCAGGTGGTCACCAAGATCTGGGCCCGGAGCGAGCAAGGGACGTCCGGGGCGAGGATGCAACTGACCATCAGCCCGTATGGGATCCGCCTGTGCCCTGCCGGGACTGACAGCAGCGACCATTCGGGCCATCTCTACCTGCTGCGGAGGATCACCCACTGTGGGGCGGACGGGCAGCGCCCCAAGGTGTTCGCTTGGGTCTACAGACACCAGGTGAAGAATAAGGCGGAGTTGCTCCGTTGCCACGCCGTGCGCCTCAGCAAAGCGGACAAAGCCCGGGACCTGGCTCGCCTGCTGCTCCGGACCTCCAGCTCGGCCTTCAGTGACTTCAAGCGGCTCAAGAGGCTGGACGATGCCCGGCGCCGGCAGCGGGAGCGGCTGGGGGAGTCGGCGCTGCCCGTCGCCCCGCTCCGCCGGCTCCTCAACGCTCAGTGTCCCTACAGAGCGGCGGGCGAGGGCGGCCGGGCGCCGGCCAGGCTCGGGGTGATCGCCGAGGACGTGGCGGGCGAGCGGGAGGACGGGGAGCCCGACGTCGGGGGCATCTCCCGCGGGATCAGTAGCTGCACCATCGCCGAGAGAGTCGCGGCACTGGGGGGCCCCGCGGGGGCTCGGCGGGGCTCCGACTGA